The following proteins come from a genomic window of Ursus arctos isolate Adak ecotype North America unplaced genomic scaffold, UrsArc2.0 scaffold_12, whole genome shotgun sequence:
- the ACADM gene encoding medium-chain specific acyl-CoA dehydrogenase, mitochondrial has translation MAAVFRRSCGVLKSLSRFNWRSQHTKAALQHEPRLGFNFELTEQQKEFQATARKFAREEIIPVAAEYDKTGEYPVPLIKRAWELGLMNTHIPENCGGLGLGTFDACLITEELAYGCTGVQTAIEANSLGQMPLLIAGNDQQQKKYLGRLTEEPLMCAYCVTEPVAGSDVAGIKTKAERKGDEYIINGQKMWITNGGKANWYFLLARSDPDPKAPANRAFTGFIVEADTPGVQIGRKELNMGQRCSDTRGITFEDVRVPKENVLIGEGAGFKIAMGAFDKTRPPVAAGAVGLAQRALDEATKYALERKTFGKLLVEHQGISFLLAEMAMKVELARLSYQRAAWEVDSGRRNTYYASIAKAFAADIANQLATDAVQIFGGNGFNTEYPVEKLMRDAKIYQIYEGTAQIQRLIIAREHIGRYKN, from the exons GTCCTAAAAAGTCTTTCTCGTTTTAACTGGAGATCGCAACATACAAAAGCTGCCCTACAGCATGAACCAAGATTGGGAtttaattttg AGCTCACTGAACAGCAGAAAGAGTTTCAAGCTACTGCTCGTAAATTTGCCAGGGAAGAAATAATCCCAGTTGCCGCAGAATATGATAAAACTGGCGAG taCCCTGTCCCCCTAATTAAAAGAGCATGGGAACTTGGTTTAATGAATACACACATTCCAGAGAATTGTG GAGGTCTTGGACTTGGAACTTTTGATGCTTGTTTAATTACTGAAGAATTGGCTTATGGATGTACGGGGGTTCAGACTGCTATTGAAGCAAATTCTTTGGGG CAAATGCCTCTTCTTATTGCTGGAAATGACCAACAACAAAAGAAGTATTTGGGGAGGCTGACTGAGGAGCCATTgatgtgt GCTTACTGTGTAACAGAACCTGTAGCTGGCTCTGATGTAGCTGGTATAAAGaccaaagcagaaaggaaaggagatgaGTATATTATTAATGGTCAGAAGATGTGGATAACCAATGGAGGAAAAGCTAATTG gtatTTCTTATTGGCTCGTTCTGATCCGGATCCAAAGGCTCCTGCTAATAGAGCCTTTACTGGATTTATTGTGGAAGCAGATACCCCAGGAGTGCAGATTGGAAGAAAG GAATTAAATATGGGTCAGCGATGTTCAGATACAAGAGGAATTACCTTTGAGGATGTGAGAGTGcctaaagaaaatgttttaattggtGAGGGAGCTGGTTTCAAAATTGCAATGGGAGCTTTTGATAAAACCAGACCTCCA GTAGCAGCGGGTGCTGTGGGACTAGCACAAAGAGCTTTGGATGAAGCTACCAAGTATGCCTTGGAGAGGAAAACTTTTGGAAAGCTACTTGTAGAG caCCAAGGAATATCATTTTTGCTGGCTGAAATGGCAATGAAAGTTGAACTAGCTAGATTGAGTTACCAGAGAGCTGCTTGGGAGGTTGATTCTGGTCGCCGAAATACCTACTATGCCTCTATAGCAAAGGCATTTGCTGCAGATATTGCAAATCAGTTAGCTACTGATGCTGTGCAGATTTTTGGAGGCAACGGATTTAATACAGAATATCCTGTAGAAAAACTAATGAGGGATGCTAAGATCTATCAG ATTTATGAAGGTACAGCACAAATTCAAAGACTTATTATAGCCCGTGAACACATTGGCAGGtataaaaattaa